One window of Neptuniibacter halophilus genomic DNA carries:
- the rpoD gene encoding RNA polymerase sigma factor RpoD translates to MSDTSQQQQSRLKELIARGKEQGYLTYSEVNDHLPQDIADPDQVEDIIRMINDMGISVSEEAPDAETLLMTEGDSADDADEEAVAALAAVESDAGRTTDPVRMYMREMGTVELLTREGEISIAKRIEEGLREVMSAVACYPGSVQLILNAYDQVLEEEGRLSDIFSGYIDADDDETALPSAATEESSEDEALDDDADDDEEDDDSEDEKEKGPDPEEAARRFGLLRDSLEAMFKTLQTHGRDSQAFGDAQQAVGEAFAPIKLAPRYYDALVEQIRDVIENIRHQERTIMRICTQRAKMPRKTFIKEFPGNETNPEWFNSVIESGEDYARAIKTNLIELKRAQKKLIQTEIDTGISLAEIKEVNRRMSIGEARARRAKKEMVEANLRLVISIAKKYTNRGLQFLDLIQEGNIGLMKAVDKFEYRRGYKFSTYATWWIRQAITRSIADQARTIRIPVHMIETINKLNRISRQMLQEMGREATPEELAERMEMPEDKVRKVLKIAKEPISMETPIGDDEDSSLGDFIEDTTISSPVDSATGEGLREATREVLAGLTVRESKVLRMRFGIEMNTDHTLEEVGKQFDVTRERIRQIEAKALRKLRHPSRSEHLRGFLDE, encoded by the coding sequence ATGTCCGATACTTCTCAGCAACAGCAGTCTCGCCTCAAGGAATTGATCGCCCGTGGTAAGGAGCAGGGTTACCTTACCTACTCCGAAGTAAACGACCATCTGCCGCAAGATATTGCCGATCCGGATCAGGTTGAAGATATTATCCGCATGATCAATGACATGGGTATCTCCGTGTCTGAAGAAGCGCCCGATGCAGAAACCCTGCTGATGACCGAAGGCGACTCCGCCGATGATGCCGATGAAGAAGCCGTTGCCGCCCTGGCCGCGGTAGAGTCCGATGCTGGCCGCACAACTGATCCCGTCCGCATGTACATGCGTGAGATGGGTACCGTTGAACTGCTGACGCGCGAAGGCGAGATCAGTATCGCTAAGCGTATCGAAGAAGGTCTGCGTGAAGTCATGTCTGCGGTTGCCTGCTACCCGGGTTCGGTGCAACTGATACTGAATGCCTACGATCAGGTACTGGAAGAAGAAGGCCGTCTCAGCGACATCTTCAGTGGCTACATTGATGCCGATGATGACGAAACCGCACTGCCCTCTGCTGCAACTGAGGAAAGTAGCGAAGACGAAGCCCTCGACGACGACGCTGATGACGACGAAGAAGACGATGACAGCGAAGACGAGAAAGAGAAAGGCCCGGATCCTGAAGAAGCCGCTCGCCGTTTCGGCCTTCTGCGCGACAGTCTGGAAGCGATGTTCAAAACGCTTCAGACCCATGGCCGCGACAGCCAGGCATTTGGTGATGCACAGCAGGCTGTGGGCGAAGCATTTGCTCCCATCAAGCTGGCCCCGCGTTACTACGACGCGCTGGTTGAACAGATCCGTGATGTTATTGAGAATATCCGTCACCAGGAACGCACCATTATGCGCATCTGCACCCAGCGTGCAAAAATGCCGCGTAAAACCTTTATCAAAGAGTTCCCTGGTAACGAAACCAACCCTGAATGGTTCAACAGCGTCATTGAGTCAGGTGAAGACTACGCCCGCGCCATTAAGACGAATCTGATTGAACTGAAACGGGCTCAGAAAAAACTGATTCAGACCGAGATCGACACCGGCATCAGCCTGGCCGAAATCAAAGAGGTCAATCGTCGCATGTCGATCGGCGAAGCACGCGCTCGCCGGGCGAAAAAAGAGATGGTCGAGGCCAACCTGCGTCTGGTTATCTCTATCGCCAAGAAATACACCAACCGTGGCCTGCAGTTCCTGGATCTGATTCAGGAAGGCAACATCGGCCTGATGAAAGCGGTCGATAAGTTCGAATACCGCCGTGGTTATAAGTTCTCGACCTATGCTACCTGGTGGATTCGACAGGCAATTACCCGCTCTATTGCCGATCAGGCACGTACTATCCGAATTCCGGTGCACATGATCGAGACGATCAACAAGCTGAACCGTATCTCCCGTCAGATGCTTCAGGAGATGGGCCGCGAAGCCACTCCGGAAGAGCTGGCAGAACGTATGGAGATGCCGGAAGATAAAGTACGTAAAGTACTGAAGATCGCGAAAGAGCCGATCTCCATGGAAACACCGATCGGGGATGATGAAGACTCCAGCCTGGGCGACTTTATCGAAGATACCACCATCTCTTCACCCGTGGACTCTGCAACAGGCGAAGGCCTGCGTGAAGCCACCCGGGAAGTGCTGGCCGGCCTGACCGTTCGTGAATCTAAAGTACTGCGGATGCGTTTTGGTATCGAAATGAACACCGACCACACGCTGGAAGAGGTTGGTAAGCAGTTCGACGTAACCCGTGAACGTATTCGACAGATCGAAGCAAAAGCCCTGCGCAAACTGCGCCACCCAAGCCGCTCCGAGCACCTCCGCGGCTTCCTTGACGAATAG
- a CDS encoding Wzz/FepE/Etk N-terminal domain-containing protein → MSDTNYPHTNDEIDLFQLVENLWKEKWLIVATTTVCVAIAAIFAFTTPPVYVAKVDLKQPSPAQLSQINTLPLYDKLSVTPMDDLLQLINASDLRMAFINAAPEEAQSIYPQKVQANYELLAQNAFTGMFAYQRNDGGKNKTALFPWTLTFKSSDRLLAASELDRLIEFSSQALLKHYRGDYNTVRNNEIERLLSAIDYLEQQAQQQREYKIQRIEEQHLQQKLQLEDKLRAAKETYQKQLNDKIYSLKEAINIASALGIKKPVQLADLNENSRRVEIGLNASGQPLYLRGSTLLSVELEQLETRPADYFPDASIRTIEERLLSLQNNREIELLKARKSDKAFIPELEGLQARLDKIRAEEFPSDLSLEFRNSPAMAESAPIKPKKSLILALSVVLGGMIGVITALIRCAIRNRKLRTRL, encoded by the coding sequence ATGAGCGACACTAACTATCCACACACCAATGATGAAATCGACCTGTTCCAGTTAGTTGAGAACCTCTGGAAGGAAAAATGGTTGATTGTTGCCACGACCACCGTCTGTGTAGCTATTGCGGCAATTTTTGCTTTCACAACACCGCCAGTCTATGTCGCTAAGGTTGACCTGAAACAGCCCTCGCCCGCCCAGCTCTCCCAGATCAATACACTGCCCCTCTACGATAAACTCAGTGTCACCCCTATGGATGATCTGCTTCAGCTAATCAATGCGAGTGATCTGCGTATGGCTTTCATAAACGCAGCCCCTGAAGAGGCTCAGAGCATCTACCCTCAGAAAGTTCAGGCCAACTATGAACTGCTTGCTCAAAATGCCTTTACAGGCATGTTTGCGTATCAGAGGAACGATGGCGGCAAAAATAAAACTGCTCTTTTCCCCTGGACGCTTACATTCAAATCCTCGGATCGACTGCTCGCAGCGAGCGAGCTTGACCGTTTGATTGAATTCAGCAGTCAGGCACTGCTTAAGCACTACCGTGGCGACTACAATACTGTCAGGAACAACGAGATTGAACGCCTGCTCTCTGCCATCGATTATCTGGAGCAACAGGCACAACAGCAACGGGAATATAAAATTCAGCGTATTGAAGAGCAGCACTTACAACAAAAGCTGCAGCTAGAAGACAAACTGCGCGCAGCTAAAGAAACGTATCAGAAACAGCTCAACGATAAAATTTACAGTCTGAAAGAAGCGATCAATATCGCCAGCGCTCTGGGCATCAAAAAACCGGTTCAGTTGGCAGACCTGAATGAAAACAGCCGAAGAGTGGAGATCGGCCTGAACGCTTCAGGTCAACCTCTTTACCTGCGAGGTTCGACACTGTTAAGCGTCGAGTTAGAACAATTAGAGACTCGCCCAGCCGATTACTTCCCGGATGCCTCCATACGCACCATCGAAGAACGCCTGCTTTCACTGCAAAACAACCGGGAAATTGAACTGCTGAAAGCACGAAAAAGTGATAAAGCATTTATCCCCGAACTGGAAGGCCTGCAGGCTCGACTGGATAAAATCAGAGCGGAGGAATTTCCTTCTGATCTGAGTCTGGAGTTCAGAAATAGTCCGGCGATGGCCGAAAGCGCTCCAATCAAACCGAAAAAATCGCTGATTCTGGCGCTCTCTGTAGTACTTGGCGGTATGATCGGTGTGATCACCGCCCTGATACGCTGCGCGATCAGAAACAGAAAGCTCAGAACCCGCCTGTAA
- a CDS encoding methyl-accepting chemotaxis protein has product MRIKTKLYTSSFVVTGLILVVGLISVFTFKSLSQQLHLVVQSAQTSADAAAQTAEGATQGSQQLESLNVESLAIVDGISRANQRTQLLSRKVEDISLTLRELNETIEELSADVEDEYSLELFEEISDEVADIDERLRREALISLGDSTKQMVEFSNQIAAQAEQISSLSDFTKGQVQISEQARDYNRSIADQAGAALTEIKWSETLIVSLLFILVAVSVISTLLIIKAALVPINRTVKLMREVADGDGDLTARLVVEGNDEMSSISESFNHFAEKIQTLLAKVRASTQELSAASDATYQAMLDGNSSIHKQQEEIQQIAAAITEMTASSLEVAHNTQAASSQARNANEHTHTGKQVVDKAHDSVAALVDEVESAVGVINTLNQKSEEVSTVINVIKDVAEQTNLLALNAAIEAARAGEQGRGFAVVADEVRALAGRANASSGEIQTIIAEMQQLTQQAVDAMKVSHESCKETVEGADEASGALIAITEAIQIIDDMNTQIASATEQQTAVSEEIDKRITQVNDLSGRTSEGVDKTVEACKSLNHINEVLKGQISQFKI; this is encoded by the coding sequence ATGCGTATTAAGACAAAACTCTACACGAGTAGCTTTGTTGTGACCGGGCTGATTCTGGTGGTCGGGCTGATCTCGGTTTTTACCTTTAAAAGCCTGTCGCAGCAATTGCACTTAGTGGTGCAATCCGCGCAAACCAGCGCAGATGCTGCGGCGCAGACCGCAGAGGGAGCAACGCAGGGGAGTCAGCAGCTCGAATCACTGAATGTTGAAAGTCTGGCGATTGTGGATGGTATCAGTCGGGCTAATCAGCGCACTCAATTGCTGAGTCGCAAAGTAGAAGATATCAGTCTGACGTTGCGTGAGTTGAATGAGACAATCGAGGAACTCTCTGCTGATGTAGAGGATGAATACTCGCTTGAGTTGTTTGAGGAGATCAGCGATGAGGTTGCTGATATCGATGAAAGGCTGCGCAGGGAGGCCTTAATCAGCCTGGGCGATTCCACCAAACAGATGGTCGAGTTCAGTAACCAGATCGCTGCTCAGGCAGAGCAGATCAGTAGCCTGAGTGATTTTACCAAAGGGCAGGTACAGATCAGTGAGCAGGCAAGGGATTATAACCGCTCGATAGCGGATCAGGCGGGCGCTGCGTTGACCGAGATAAAGTGGAGTGAAACCCTGATTGTCTCGCTGCTGTTTATCTTGGTGGCGGTCTCCGTTATCTCCACTTTACTGATCATTAAAGCGGCACTGGTACCGATCAATCGCACGGTGAAGTTAATGCGTGAGGTGGCCGATGGCGATGGCGACCTGACAGCCCGGCTGGTGGTTGAGGGTAATGATGAGATGTCCTCAATCTCAGAATCGTTTAATCATTTTGCTGAGAAAATTCAGACGCTGCTGGCCAAAGTGCGTGCTTCGACACAGGAGCTGTCAGCCGCTTCTGATGCCACCTATCAGGCGATGCTGGATGGCAACAGCTCAATCCATAAACAGCAGGAGGAGATCCAGCAGATCGCAGCAGCGATAACTGAGATGACGGCTTCCTCTTTAGAGGTGGCGCACAACACTCAGGCCGCTTCCAGTCAGGCGCGGAATGCTAATGAACATACCCATACGGGTAAGCAGGTGGTGGATAAAGCGCACGATTCGGTTGCCGCGCTGGTGGATGAAGTCGAAAGTGCGGTAGGCGTGATCAACACCCTGAATCAGAAATCCGAAGAGGTCTCGACCGTTATCAATGTGATCAAGGATGTGGCGGAACAGACCAACCTGCTGGCGCTGAATGCTGCGATCGAGGCGGCACGGGCCGGTGAGCAGGGACGAGGCTTTGCGGTAGTAGCCGATGAGGTCAGAGCGCTGGCAGGAAGAGCCAATGCCAGCAGCGGAGAGATTCAGACGATCATAGCCGAGATGCAGCAGCTCACTCAGCAGGCCGTCGATGCGATGAAAGTCAGCCATGAGTCCTGCAAAGAGACCGTTGAAGGTGCCGATGAAGCCAGCGGTGCGTTGATTGCCATCACCGAAGCAATTCAGATCATCGACGACATGAACACCCAGATCGCCAGCGCAACCGAACAACAGACCGCGGTGTCTGAAGAGATCGATAAGCGCATCACTCAGGTCAACGACCTTTCGGGTAGAACCTCAGAAGGGGTGGATAAAACCGTAGAGGCGTGTAAATCACTTAACCATATTAACGAAGTGCTGAAAGGGCAGATCTCGCAGTTTAAGATTTAA
- a CDS encoding type IV pili methyl-accepting chemotaxis transducer N-terminal domain-containing protein, translating to MSALNTVKAKLFLIPFLCLFAFSPLKAAPTAAEYGVVLNLSGKQRMLSQKMSKEVALVALGVDVDKNLQNLSNTATLFDKTLKGLRNGDSSLGLPVTEKRRILKQLDKVDGIWAEFYSVVQTVLASKAVSAEQLQLIASQNLPLLKEMNKAVGLYEKDAQKNGLESAPGLAATINLAGKQRMLTQKMSKEFFLIALQHEVETNKLNLLETYTLFDKTLTGLVAGDENLGLPGTKQPSIVEQLDQVKALWTDFMPLMQTAADYKTTAVDAAMISKVAASNLPLLSEMNKAVKMYELEAAK from the coding sequence ATGTCTGCTCTGAATACAGTTAAAGCCAAACTGTTCCTTATCCCGTTTCTCTGCCTGTTTGCATTCTCTCCACTGAAGGCTGCGCCTACGGCGGCCGAGTATGGTGTTGTGCTGAATCTGTCAGGTAAGCAGAGAATGCTCAGCCAGAAAATGTCGAAGGAGGTGGCGCTGGTCGCGCTGGGTGTCGACGTGGATAAAAATCTGCAGAACCTGAGTAATACCGCAACGCTTTTCGATAAAACCCTCAAAGGTCTGCGCAATGGAGACAGTTCACTGGGTCTGCCGGTCACTGAGAAACGGCGTATCCTGAAACAACTGGATAAGGTTGATGGCATCTGGGCTGAGTTCTACTCGGTAGTGCAGACGGTTCTGGCGTCTAAAGCGGTATCTGCAGAGCAGTTGCAGTTGATTGCCAGTCAGAACCTCCCCCTGTTGAAGGAGATGAACAAAGCGGTAGGTCTGTATGAAAAAGATGCGCAGAAAAATGGTCTGGAATCGGCGCCGGGGTTAGCGGCGACCATCAATCTGGCAGGTAAGCAGCGGATGCTGACTCAGAAAATGAGTAAAGAGTTCTTCCTGATTGCACTTCAGCATGAGGTGGAGACGAATAAGCTCAATCTTCTGGAAACTTATACATTGTTTGATAAAACCCTCACCGGGCTCGTGGCCGGAGATGAGAATCTCGGTCTGCCGGGAACAAAACAGCCGTCTATTGTTGAGCAGCTCGATCAGGTGAAAGCGCTGTGGACTGACTTTATGCCGCTTATGCAAACCGCAGCGGACTATAAAACCACGGCTGTTGATGCCGCGATGATCTCAAAAGTGGCTGCCAGCAATCTTCCTTTGCTCTCAGAGATGAATAAAGCCGTAAAAATGTATGAGCTGGAAGCGGCGAAGTAA
- a CDS encoding LysR family transcriptional regulator has protein sequence MRRIRHLLPRLYCFSIVAKQRSFTQAAEELNISQSGVSYQIKKLEEQLGYALMIREPRRPIQLTDKGRTLLHLCEEIYANLENTLDEMSGDSLSGELSITSDVCFGSLVLAPALGFIEQRYPNLSLRMQFQDEFIELGNRNIDIAIRSLTSDPDLDYIPLCKTRMHLVASKAYLSNAGPIRKLEDLYQHKILCSGEDDFDWHNLITQVPHLDWHKLNKHCMINNLQALSQSMCAGSGIAYLAAYTVASQLMEGSIETLLENQIPDMEISYYLACRTHTANNPKTRAFCERIKDYIQQSELSAFLQTPDG, from the coding sequence ATGCGTCGAATCAGACACTTACTTCCAAGGCTCTACTGTTTTTCAATTGTCGCTAAACAGCGCAGTTTTACCCAAGCCGCTGAGGAGCTGAATATTTCCCAGTCGGGAGTCAGTTATCAGATTAAGAAACTCGAAGAACAACTCGGCTACGCCCTGATGATCCGGGAACCGCGCCGTCCAATTCAACTGACAGATAAAGGCCGTACACTGCTGCACCTTTGTGAGGAGATCTACGCCAATCTGGAAAATACGCTGGATGAGATGAGCGGTGACAGCCTCTCAGGAGAACTGTCGATCACCTCCGATGTTTGCTTCGGCTCACTGGTTCTGGCGCCGGCACTCGGCTTTATTGAACAACGCTACCCCAACCTATCGCTACGGATGCAGTTTCAGGATGAGTTTATCGAGCTGGGAAACAGAAATATTGATATCGCTATTCGCTCACTGACCAGCGACCCGGATCTGGATTACATTCCCCTGTGTAAAACACGGATGCATCTGGTCGCCAGCAAAGCTTACCTGAGTAACGCAGGGCCAATCAGGAAACTGGAAGACCTCTACCAGCATAAGATTCTTTGCAGCGGAGAGGATGACTTCGACTGGCACAACCTGATCACTCAGGTTCCGCATCTGGACTGGCACAAACTGAATAAACATTGCATGATCAACAACCTGCAGGCCCTGAGCCAGTCGATGTGCGCAGGCTCGGGGATCGCCTACCTTGCCGCTTATACGGTAGCATCCCAGCTGATGGAGGGCTCCATTGAGACCTTGCTGGAGAACCAGATCCCCGACATGGAGATCTCCTACTATCTCGCCTGCCGTACACACACGGCCAACAACCCGAAAACCCGTGCGTTCTGTGAACGAATCAAAGACTACATTCAGCAGTCGGAATTGAGTGCTTTTCTTCAGACCCCGGATGGATAA
- a CDS encoding glutamine synthetase family protein, with protein MMDMQSEIERFISQYPDVREVDVIALDLVGKLFGKRYPIRDLEKLAKGQAKMPAAMHLMCTKGYPVDAKGYGFDDGDPDANIQLVPGSLNYVSWESVPRAQVMATFTTEQGEPLFWEPRAVLQRVVDSLKAAGCFPVVAFELEFYLCRPKADGSAQIEPPQGKLTGRADGLAVLSLERIADYGDCLSEIIQCCEQQGVITGPVSAELGPGQYEINLQHNEDVMAAADQCVLFQRIVRGVALKHGYQASFMAKPYLQEAGNGFHFHASLYGASGENILSPNQDERLRQVVAGLLQLMPASMLFFAPNINSFRRLKPGNNTPLTPNWGYENRSVAVRIPLSDERNRRVEHRVAGADANPYLAMAVVLAGIHYGLDAAAEPPEPVQDICLNAEGLPVDLRSAIALCRQSEVLKTYLGDEFVEVFAAQRLSELLEFENEISAREYDWYL; from the coding sequence ATGATGGATATGCAAAGCGAAATAGAACGTTTTATCAGCCAGTACCCGGATGTTCGGGAAGTGGATGTGATTGCGCTGGATCTGGTCGGCAAGCTGTTCGGTAAGCGCTATCCGATCCGTGATCTGGAAAAGCTGGCAAAGGGGCAGGCGAAGATGCCCGCAGCCATGCATCTGATGTGCACGAAAGGCTATCCGGTTGATGCGAAAGGGTACGGTTTTGATGACGGTGATCCGGACGCAAACATTCAGTTGGTGCCGGGCAGCCTGAATTATGTGAGCTGGGAATCGGTACCCCGGGCCCAGGTGATGGCGACTTTCACAACGGAACAGGGCGAACCGCTGTTCTGGGAGCCCCGCGCAGTTCTGCAACGGGTTGTGGATAGTTTAAAGGCGGCAGGCTGTTTCCCGGTGGTGGCGTTTGAGCTGGAGTTTTATCTTTGCCGGCCAAAAGCGGATGGCAGTGCGCAGATCGAGCCGCCTCAGGGAAAACTGACCGGCAGGGCTGATGGCTTAGCGGTGCTGTCATTAGAGCGTATTGCCGATTACGGCGATTGCCTGAGCGAAATTATCCAATGTTGTGAACAGCAGGGAGTGATAACCGGCCCTGTATCTGCGGAATTAGGGCCGGGTCAGTATGAGATCAACCTGCAGCATAATGAAGATGTAATGGCGGCTGCGGATCAGTGTGTATTGTTTCAGCGCATCGTCAGAGGGGTGGCGCTCAAGCATGGCTATCAGGCCAGCTTTATGGCTAAACCTTATCTGCAGGAGGCGGGTAACGGATTCCATTTTCATGCCAGCCTGTACGGTGCTTCGGGCGAGAATATTCTCAGCCCGAATCAGGATGAAAGGCTGCGTCAGGTGGTTGCAGGATTACTGCAGCTTATGCCGGCTTCGATGCTGTTCTTTGCTCCTAATATCAATTCGTTTCGGCGGCTGAAGCCCGGTAACAATACGCCACTTACACCCAACTGGGGTTATGAAAACCGCTCTGTTGCCGTGCGCATTCCGCTCTCCGATGAACGCAATCGCAGGGTTGAGCACCGGGTGGCAGGGGCCGATGCGAACCCCTATCTGGCGATGGCGGTGGTTCTGGCCGGTATTCACTACGGTCTTGATGCGGCTGCCGAACCGCCCGAGCCGGTTCAGGATATCTGCCTCAATGCAGAGGGGCTGCCTGTGGATTTGCGCAGTGCTATAGCGCTGTGTCGTCAGTCGGAGGTGCTTAAAACCTATTTAGGTGATGAGTTTGTTGAGGTGTTTGCCGCTCAGCGTCTGAGTGAACTTCTTGAGTTTGAAAACGAGATCTCCGCGCGCGAGTATGACTGGTATCTCTGA
- a CDS encoding NAD(P)/FAD-dependent oxidoreductase, producing the protein MANASYVNSYYANSLNSELSLPTLQGEHQCDVCVVGAGFTGLSSAIHLAKRGYKVILLEGERVGWGASGRNGGQAIIGYNNGIGMLEQRFGLEDTRKYLEFVLEGCQIIRQFVEDYQIECDLKEGHAGLATCDRQLQAMEHEREVWARCGHDDIKVNAGHAAVQQMVGSENYVGTYYDPNGAHLHPLNLARGEARALLGLGGEIFENSRVTKIDKTMTPTVYTELGRVKAKQVVLAGNAYLGNLVPEMEARLVPVSSFIVTTEPLPDALAKEIIRKDYGFCDWNYVLDYYRLTGDQRLLFGGESFYGGKEPRNVSQRLRQNMLKVFPQLQDVKVDYSWGGNFAITYSRMPDVGRLPGSSVFYAHGYSGTGVTTTHIMGRLLAEAVAGSAERFDVFANVKQMPMPGGRLLKVPAVIMGSWYYLLRDKLGASRK; encoded by the coding sequence ATGGCGAATGCCTCCTACGTAAATTCTTACTACGCCAACTCGCTCAACAGCGAGTTATCGCTACCCACTCTGCAGGGGGAACATCAGTGTGATGTGTGCGTGGTAGGGGCTGGTTTTACCGGTCTGTCCAGTGCGATCCATCTCGCTAAACGGGGCTATAAAGTGATTCTGCTGGAAGGCGAGAGGGTAGGTTGGGGGGCATCAGGACGCAATGGTGGCCAGGCGATCATCGGTTATAACAACGGTATCGGCATGCTGGAGCAGCGCTTTGGTCTGGAAGATACCAGAAAGTATCTGGAGTTTGTGCTGGAGGGGTGTCAGATCATTCGCCAGTTTGTTGAGGATTATCAGATTGAGTGTGATCTTAAAGAGGGTCATGCGGGCCTTGCGACCTGTGATCGCCAGTTACAGGCGATGGAACATGAGCGGGAGGTCTGGGCACGTTGTGGTCATGACGATATCAAGGTGAATGCTGGTCATGCTGCTGTACAGCAGATGGTGGGCAGTGAGAACTATGTGGGTACTTACTATGATCCGAATGGGGCTCATTTGCACCCGCTGAATCTGGCGCGGGGTGAAGCGCGGGCGTTACTTGGTCTTGGTGGTGAGATCTTTGAAAACTCCCGTGTGACGAAAATAGACAAAACCATGACTCCGACCGTGTATACCGAGCTGGGCAGGGTCAAGGCTAAACAGGTGGTGCTGGCGGGTAACGCTTATCTGGGCAATCTGGTTCCTGAGATGGAGGCCAGGCTGGTACCGGTCAGCAGCTTTATCGTCACTACCGAGCCGCTCCCGGATGCGCTGGCAAAGGAGATTATCCGTAAAGATTATGGTTTTTGTGACTGGAACTATGTGCTTGATTATTACCGTCTGACCGGTGATCAGCGTCTGTTGTTCGGTGGCGAGAGTTTTTATGGCGGTAAAGAGCCGCGTAATGTCAGCCAGCGCCTGCGGCAGAATATGCTGAAGGTGTTCCCGCAGTTGCAGGACGTCAAGGTGGACTACAGTTGGGGCGGTAACTTTGCCATTACCTACAGTCGCATGCCGGATGTGGGTCGTTTGCCCGGGTCCAGTGTGTTTTATGCGCACGGTTACTCCGGTACCGGGGTGACGACCACCCATATTATGGGACGGTTGCTGGCGGAGGCCGTGGCGGGCAGTGCCGAGCGCTTTGATGTGTTTGCAAATGTTAAACAGATGCCGATGCCCGGTGGGCGTCTGCTCAAGGTTCCGGCAGTGATAATGGGCTCCTGGTATTACCTGTTGCGTGACAAATTGGGGGCTTCCCGGAAGTAG
- a CDS encoding IS3 family transposase (programmed frameshift), producing the protein MKKSRYTDSQIMAILKQAEAGTPVPELCREHGMSSATFYKWRAKYGGMDASLMARMKELEEENRRLKKMYAEERIKAEIVQEALPKKVVKPSQRKEMAQQAVATQGTSIRLACLAFGISESCYRYQPKLDSENAEIADWLIKLTDKESDWSFGLCFDYLRNVEGFHWNHKRVYRIYCELSLNLRIRPRRRLNRHKPEPLKQPLRQNQVWSMDFMHDQLSEGRNYRLFNVIDDFRREGLAIEAGFSLPAIRVIRTLNQLIEWRGKPSVLRCDNGPEFISHEFTHWAKKRNIRIEYIQPGKPQQNAYIERHNRTIRYSWVSKHLFETLEEVQDYATRWLWFYNHERPHKANGGKPPLRVA; encoded by the exons ATGAAAAAATCACGTTATACCGACAGCCAGATCATGGCGATTCTTAAACAGGCTGAAGCAGGAACCCCCGTGCCTGAACTGTGCCGTGAGCACGGCATGAGTTCAGCGACATTCTATAAATGGCGTGCAAAGTACGGCGGCATGGATGCTTCATTAATGGCCCGTATGAAGGAGCTGGAAGAAGAAAACCGCCGTCTCAAGAAAATGTATGCTGAAGAGCGCATCAAGGCTGAGATTGTCCAAGAGGCTTTAC CAAAAAAAGTGGTAAAGCCGTCTCAGCGCAAGGAGATGGCGCAACAGGCCGTAGCCACCCAAGGAACCAGCATCCGGCTGGCATGTTTAGCCTTTGGTATCAGCGAAAGCTGTTATCGGTATCAGCCTAAGCTGGATTCTGAGAACGCTGAAATTGCTGATTGGTTGATCAAACTGACAGATAAAGAGTCGGATTGGAGCTTTGGTTTGTGTTTTGATTACCTCCGTAATGTGGAAGGTTTCCACTGGAATCATAAGCGGGTTTACCGAATTTACTGCGAGTTGTCGCTTAATCTCAGGATACGGCCACGTCGACGACTGAATCGGCATAAGCCAGAGCCTCTGAAGCAACCGCTACGCCAGAATCAGGTTTGGTCAATGGACTTCATGCACGACCAACTTTCAGAGGGCCGTAATTACCGTCTATTTAACGTCATTGATGATTTTCGACGTGAAGGTCTAGCGATTGAGGCAGGATTCTCACTGCCTGCCATACGCGTCATCAGAACACTGAATCAATTGATCGAGTGGCGTGGAAAGCCTTCGGTGCTGCGCTGTGATAACGGGCCTGAGTTCATAAGTCACGAGTTCACTCATTGGGCTAAAAAGCGGAATATTCGAATTGAATATATCCAGCCAGGTAAGCCTCAGCAGAACGCCTACATTGAACGGCATAACCGCACAATCAGGTACAGCTGGGTCAGTAAACATCTATTCGAAACACTCGAGGAGGTACAAGACTATGCAACGCGGTGGCTCTGGTTTTACAATCATGAGCGCCCTCATAAAGCCAATGGCGGCAAGCCGCCACTAAGGGTGGCTTAA